Proteins from a single region of Hypomesus transpacificus isolate Combined female chromosome 9, fHypTra1, whole genome shotgun sequence:
- the gpx1b gene encoding glutathione peroxidase 1b: protein MAASKKFYEMTAKLLTGELFNFSSLQGKVVLIENVASLUGTTSRDYTQMNELHDRYAGKGLVILGVPCNQFGHQENCNNEEILLSLKYVRPGNGFEPKFQLLGKVDVNGKDADPLFQFLKEKLQFPSDDPMSLMGDPKCIIWSPVCRNDVAWNFEKFLIGPDGEPFKRYSRRFLTSNIEGDIKKLLNLAN, encoded by the exons ATGGCTGCCTCAAAGAAATTCTACGAGATGACGGCGAAGCTCTTAACAGGAGAACTGTTcaatttctcctctctccagggcaAGGTGGTGCTTATCGAGAACGTCGCTTCCCTCTGAGGTACGACCTCCAGGGATTACACCCAGATGAACGAGCTCCATGATCGGTACGCCGGCAAGGGGCTTGTGATTCTGGGAGTGCCCTGCAATCAATTCGGACATCAG GAAAACTGTAACAACGAAGAGATCCTTTTGTCCTTGAAGTACGTCCGTCCTGGAAATGGCTTTGAGCCAAAGTTCCAGCTCCTGGGGAAGGTAGACGTGAACGGAAAGGACGCCGACCCCCTGTTCCAGTTCCTGAAGGAGAAACTGCAGTTCCCTAGCGACGATCCCATGTCCCTCATGGGAGACCCCAAGTGCATCATCTGGAGTCCCGTCTGCAGGAACGATGTCGCCTGGAACTTCGAGAAGTTTCTCATCGGCCCTGACGGAGAACCTTTCAAGAGGTACAGCCGGAGGTTCCTAACCAGCAACATTGAGGGCGACATCAAGAAGCTCCTTAACCTTGCTAATTAA